A single genomic interval of Puntigrus tetrazona isolate hp1 unplaced genomic scaffold, ASM1883169v1 S000000837, whole genome shotgun sequence harbors:
- the atcayb gene encoding caytaxin — MGTTEATLRMENMEVKDEWQDDDFPRPLPEDGDLDGLTDDTAHHAALTADHMDSVRQKRRTLIAPDINLSLDKSEGSLLSDDFLETPDDLDINVDDIDTPDDDSLGSLNNANELEWEDDTPVASAKGPGGEEGDGAGRLWRTVIIGDQEHRIDMQVIRPYLRVVTHGGYYGEGLNAIIVFAACYLPDSGCTDYNYIMENLFLYVISSLELLVAEDYMIIYLNGATPRRRMPGISWLKRCYQMIERRLRKNLKSLIIAHPSWFIRTVLAISRPFISVKFMEKIRYVQSLEELAQMVPMEHVQIPECVLQCDDERIKAQRERLEQLAKTSERPPSVAAEACP; from the exons ATGGGAACCACTGAAGCTACTCTACGCATGGAGAACATGGAGGTCAAAGACGAGTGGCAAGACGACGATTTCCCACG GCCTCTTCCTGAAGACGGTGATTTAGACGGACTCACTGACGACACGG cTCATCACGCGGCTCTGACGGCGGACCACATGGACTCTGTCCGACAGAAGCGGCGCACGCTCATCGCTCCCGACATCAACCTGTCTCTGGATAAAAGCGAGGGTTCGCTGCTTTCTGACGACTTCCTGGAAACACCGGACGACCTGGACATAAACGTGGACGACATCGACACGCCGGACGACGACTCGCTCGGCTCCCTCAACAACGCCAACGAGCTGGAATGGGAAG ACGACACTCCGGTGGCGAGCGCGAAGGGTCCGGGCGGCGAGGAGGGCGACGGGGCCGGCCGTCTCTGGAGGACGGTGATCATCGGGGATCAGGAGCACAGGATAGACATGCAGGTCATCAGGCCGTACCTGCGCGTCGTCACGCACGGAG GTTATTACGGTGAAGGTCTGAACGCCATCATCGTGTTCGCTGCATGCTATCTGCCCGACAGCGGCTGCACAGACTACAACTACATCATGGAGAACCTCTTCCT GTACGTGATCAGCAGTCTGGAGCTGCTGGTGGCCGAGGACTATATGATCATCTATCTGAACGGAGCCACGCCGCGCCGGAGGATGCCCGGCATCAGCTGGCTCAAGAGATGCTACCAGATGATCGAGAGACG GCTGAGAAAGAATCTGAAGAGCCTGATCATCGCGCATCCCTCGTGGTTCATCCGGACGGTCCTGGCCATCTCGCGGCCCTTCATCAG CGTGAAGTTCATGGAGAAGATCCGCTACGTGCAGAGTCTGGAGGAGCTGGCTCAGATGGTCCCCATGGAGCACGTGCAGATCCCCGAGTGTGTGCTGCA ATGTGACGACGAGCGAATCAAAGCACAGAGAGAAAG GCTTGAACAACTGGCCAAGACATCAGAGAG ACCGCCGTCCGTGGCAGCGGAGGCCTGTCCCTGA
- the cplx4c gene encoding complexin-4c, with product MAFLLQQMLGDKLKNMTGGSNDGEENEAGKETAASKGMSREEFEEYQKQLIEEKIARDKEFATKKAERANLRVQLRDKYRIPQSAQDDATVQMAGDDLDVPEELAKMVEEDEEQEEMNDSFLGKLQNMDVDFDSIKAKAQSTMTEVKQAAEDKCVAM from the exons ATGGCTTTCCTCCTGCAGCAGATGCTCGGGGACAAACTGAAGAACATGACCGGAGGAAGCAACGACGGAGAAGAGAACGAGGCGGGGAAAGAGACGGCGGCGTCCAAAGGGATGAGCCGAGAAGAGTTCGAGGAGTACCAGAAACAGCTCATCGAGGAGAA GATCGCCAGGGACAAGGAGTTTGCCACAAAGAAAGCCGAGCGAGCAAACCTTCGAGTGCAGCTGAGGGACAAATACAGAATACCTCAG AGCGCTCAAGACGATGCCACGGTTCAGATGGCCGGAGACGACCTGGACGTTCCCGAGGAGCTGGCCAAGATGGTGGAGGAAGacgaggagcaggaggagatgaACGACTCTTTTCTGGGAAAGCTCCAGAACATGGACGTGGACTTTGATTCGATCAAAGCCAAAGCTCAGAGCACCATGACGGAGGTGAAGCAGGCGGCGGAAGACAAATGCGTCGCGATGTGA